The genomic stretch ATTACAAAAACTCAACAAAGCTATTCAGATAGTGAGGCCTCAAAAACCATTAACTCTCTGTCATCAGGTAAAAATAGTTATTTTAAACCAACACTTGAAAGCATCTTTCAAGCCTTGCAAGAAGCAGTCATAGGCCTAGTTGGCTCTTTTTTATCAATGCTTGCTTATTTAGGAACTGCTTTTTTATTTATGATATTAATCATTTTAGAAAAGGAAAGAATAGAAGGTTTTTTCAAAAAGCTTTACCCAAAAGATAAACAAAAAATAATTTTTTCTGCGCTAAGGGAATCTATAGAAACCATCAACAGCTATGTATGGGGAAGATTATTGCTTACAGGTATACTTGCTGTTGTTTACAGTATTTTTTTCAGTATCATTGGCTTAAAGTTTGCTATTCCAGTGGCCATTATGGTTGCTTTATTTAATATCATTCCTTACGCCGGAAACCTGATTAGTATTGTATTTTTAGTATTAATATCTCTGTTATCAGACAACAGTATGTTTGTGGCATCCATGACAATTGGAACCATTTTTTTATATCAATTTATTGAAAGCAATATTCTGGAACCATGGATTTTAGGCGGCAGTGTGGGTGTTAACCCCCTCACAACGGTGATTGCCTTAGCTTTATTTACAACTGTTTGGGGTATTTTTGGAACATTGATGGCTGTGCCTGTGTCTGGGATCATCCGAATCTTTCTATCACATTCAGATCACTTTAAAGCCACCGCCTACCTTATGAGTGATGGAGAAGTATAAATTTAAAAGCCTATAAAACAAAAAACCCAGGCCCCCTAAATAAAGAGGTCTGGGTTTTTTGGCTGGGGATGGAGGATTCGAACCTCCGAATGCTGGTACCAAAAACCAGTGTCTTACCACTTGACGAATCCCCAACGATTATTCAAAGCCTATTAAAACAAGATGATGTTCCTGTCCACGTAAAAATGATTTTTCCTACATTTTTTAATGCCGCCGCCGAGGCCAAAGCAAACTCCTCAGAATCGAACAAAGCCCATACGGTAGCCCCACTTCCACTCATTTGTGTATACCTACAACCCGCTTGTTCAGACAAAATGTCTAAAATATCTTGTATCTTGGGGCATAAGGCTATGGCTTTTTCTTGCATATCATTGCCTTGCTGCATAATAAAATCAAGGTCTTGCCAGTTTTGTACTGGCCTGTACATGATTTTTTGCATAGGCCTTTGCCCGCGATTTAAAGCTTCATATATTTTAGCCGTTGATACAGCTTGCATAGGATTGACCAGTAAAAGAGGCTTTTTTTCAACACTATGTTCAGCTTTACAATCAACGCCTCTGCCATCAACATACATAAGATCATGCTCATACAGAAAGAAGGGAACATCTGAGCCCAACTGCTTGGCTAGATTCAACAGCTCCTCAAAGGAGTACGCCTTAAAATACTCATTTAAAGCTAATAAACATGTAGCTGCATTAGAACTGCCCCCAGCCAAGCCTGCCGCTAAAAATATATTTTTTTTTATCTCTACCGCAATGGATGATTGGATCTCAGCTTGTGAGCAATACAAGCGAGCTGCTTTAAAAACAATATTCTGCGGTCCACTGAGTTGTAAATCACCTTCTACGATAACCTTAAGATCAAACTGTTTACTGGGCTCAATTATAAAACTCATTTCATCATACAAAGATACCTTTTGCATATAACTTTGCATGGCATGGTAACCATTGGCCATTTTTTCATAGACCTTAAGGTTGTAGTTGATTTTGGCAAAAGATTTTTTGTACATGATGTATCTTCTTCATACGCAGGTTATTTCCACTTGTCACGACAAGCGCCTTGGCATTTTACTTTTAAAAAACTCATTAAAAAACTAGCTCCCCTCTTATTTTTTCTGGTAGTAATGCCCCTATGGCAGGACATTCAAAATGGAGTAAAATTAAACGTAAAAAAGGCGCCAACGATGCTAAACGAGGTAAAATTTTCACCAAACTGATCAGAGAAATCACTGTCGCCGCAAAAAATGGAAGTGATCCAGATGCAAACCCGCGTTTACGCCAAGCAATTGCTACGGCTAAGTCACAAAGTATGCCTAATGATAATATTGACCGTGCCATTAAAAAGGGGAGCGGTGATGCTGACAATGTTAACTATGAAGAGATTTGTTATGAAGGTTATGGCCCTGCAGGCACAGCTATATTGGTAGACACCTTGACAGATAATAAAATAAGAACCGTTGCCGACGTCCGTCATATATTCAGTAAAAATGGTGGCAGTTTGGGTGAGCCGGGTTCTGTGGCTTGGAACTTTGATTCTAAAGGCATGATCACCATCACTAAAACTGAAAAGACTGAAGAAGAACTGTTTGAATTGGCCATCAATGCCGGCGCAGATGATATTGCAACCACTGCTGAAGGTTTTGAAATTACCACTGCTCCTGATGCCTTGTATCAAGTAAAACAGAATTTAGAGCGTAACAACTTAAAAATTGAAAGTGCTGAGCTGGTTAAAATTGCAAAAAATTGGGTTAAAGTTGATCAAAGCAGCGCTGAAAAGGTCTTGAAACTGGTTGATATGCTTGAAGACAATGATGATGTGCAAAATGTTTACACCAACTCAGATATAGATGAGGCCATTTTAGAAGCTTTGGATGCTTAAAACCAAGCTACATACAGAAAAAGTTTTAGGCATTGATCCCGGCTCGCTTCACACTGGCTATGGGGTGCTTAGCCAACAAGGAAGTCGTTTGATTTATATTGATAGCGGCGTCATTTCACCCAATAAATCTTTAGCCTTTGAACAACGTTTGAACTTTATTTATGAGACCTTAAAGCTTGTTATGCTCAAGCACCAAGTAACAAGCGTAGCGGTAGAATCTATTTTTTATGGAAAAAATGTGAAGTCCGCTTTGATTCTAGCTCATGCTAGAGCCATGGCATTGCTCTTGGCAGCGCAACATAAACTAAAGGTCTATGAATACTCACCGCTTGAAGTAAAAATTGCTTGTACAGGCTACGGTAGAGCCAGCAAAGATCAAGTGGCCAGCATGATTCAACATCTTTTTCCAAAGTTTGCTCATAAAGAAAAAAGTAAAGCTGATGAAAGTGATGCTCTGTCTGTTGCTTTATGTCACCTGAATACTCACCCTACTTTACAACAAAAAACCCAGCAGGCGATTTCTAACTCTGCAATAACAGACTAATGTAAAATTTGCGTTACACATTTCAAGCTTGCTAAAATATTAACGACGGGATAAGAATGAGAATATGATTGGCTTGCTTAATGGCACAATACTTTCTGTAGACGATGCAACCGTTACGGTTGACTGTCAAGGCGTGGGTTACGAAGTTTATATCTCCCCTAAATTACAGCAAAGCCTAAGCCATTTAATAGGCCATAAAAATACCTTTTTTATTTACACCCATGTTAGAGAAGATCAAATCAGCTTATTTGGTTTTGCAGAAAAAAAAGAAAAAGCTTTGTTTTTAAAACTTTTATCCGTGTCAGGTGTGGGCGCTAAAACCGCTTTAAACATGCTAGCAACCCTGTCCTATGACAGTTTAATCAATGCCATTATTCATAAAGATGTAAAAACCATTGCCAGTTGTCCTGGCATTGGCAAAAAGTCTGCACAACGTATTGCTGTTGAACTCAATGATAGATTGGGCAATCTGATCCTTGAAAACAAAGGCATGCATGCTGCTAGTTTTGATCACCAAACTATTTCTGCTGAACCTTCAGAAGAAATTATTTCAGCTTTATCTAATCTTGGTTATAAACGTGAACATATCATCAATGCCCTTGGTAGCATAAAACAAGAACAACCCTTAAGTTTTGAAAGGACGTTTAAAGAATGTCTGAAAATTCTTTCACAATAGATCCCACTATCCGTGAACTTGACCCCCAAGTCACCAGCATTGTTGATCAAGATGAATATTCTTTACGTCCACAAAGTTTGGGAGAATATGTTGGTCAAAACAAGTTGATCAATAAAATATCTATTTTTTTAAAAGCTGCATCGCAACGCAATGAGGCCATGGATCACACTTTATTAAGCGGCCCTCCAGGCTTAGGCAAAACCACCTTGGCTATGATTATTGCCAAGGAGCTGGGAGTTCAACTTAAATCAACTTCAGGACCAGCCATAGAAAAAGCTGGTGACTTAGCAGCCATTTTAACCAACTTAGAACCAAGAGACGTTTTATTTATTGATGAAATCCATCGCATGAATCGTTCCATTGAAGAAATTTTATATCAAGCCATGGAAGACTATCAGCTGGATATTATTATTGGCCAAGGACCTTCAGCTAGAACAGTTAAAATTGATTTATCTCCTTTTACTTTGGTGGGGGCTACAACTCGTTCAGGCTTGCTTACTTCACCCTTAAGAGATCGTTTTGGTGTAGTAGAACGTTTAGAATTTTATGATGATCATGAGTTACAAAAAATTGTCACTCGTTCAGCCAAGCTACTTAACATTGATATTATACCACAAGCGGCATTGGAAATTGCCAGACGCTCACGCGGAACCCCAAGAATTGCCAACAGACTATTAAAAAGAGTGCGTGATTTTTCTCAAGTCAATGGTCAGCGCTGTATAGACATAAAAAATGCACAAGAGGCCCTAAAACTTTTAGAAGTAGATCAACAAGGTTTTGATGCCATGGATAGAACCATTCTTTTGGCTATCATAGACAGGTTTAATGGTGGACCCGTGGGGCTTGACACTTTATCTTCTGCTATCAGTGAAGAACGCCATACCTTGGAAGAAGTTTATGAGCCGTTTTTAATTAGAAAAGGGTTTATTCAGAGAACGCCAAGAGGCAGGATTGTAACCATAACCGCTTATGAACATTTAGGAAAAAAACCTCCTCAAACATCTTATTTGCATCAACAAAACTCGTTATTTAATTCTAAATAAACACCCCTGACAGGGCACAAGCAAACCTGGAGCTTAAAGTTGTGTTAACATTAAATACAACAGGCTAAATAATGCACAAAAAAACAATGTCTGTTGCCAATACGATGGCTTAAGTTGTTTATGCCTATAGGTTCCAGACTTATACAAAATACTTCCATCCTTCATTTTAGAAACTCTAAAAGTATTATTGTCTTGTACACATCCATCATAATACAAAGATACTTCTTTTAAGAAGATTTTTTTTACATCTTCATCCACAACATAACTGTATTCTGATTCATCTGAATAAACATACAACCACATCAATCATATTCCTCATCATCATAGTTATCCTGTTCAAGCAATTGCTTGTGTCTTTGCTGCACCAAGCTTTTTGTTTTAAAAAATTGCTCTTCTTGATACTCAATGGCTTCAAACAACTTATCTAAAGTTGATGGCTTAAAATTTTTATTTTTTTCTACTTTTAATTGTTTGTACTTTAACCGCATTGTATTAAATCTTTTATAATCATTCTCATCTGGACTTGGTAATTTTAAAAAGTTTTCTAAATATTGCCTAATGCTACCTTCATCTAAATCATACCCTGTATTTTTTACAGTTTGCTCAATATAGATATTTCTTACCCCCCATTTTTTTTCATGAATATCTTTACGTTGCAGTTGAAAATGTATTTCATTTTTACCTTTATGAATAATGTCTTTTGGAATCCGTAAACGTTGTTCTTTTGCCCAGGAGCCAAAACCAGATGCTTGGGCATAACCTATTAACTGTTGATTAATAAAAACACTCAATTGATCCGTATCATTAATATTACCCACACTAAAATGTAATTGTTTGTCAGTTATTTTATCAAGATCATTTTGATTAAAATAAAATTTTATCTTTAGTTTTGCTAGTTCTTGATCATTTAACACTCCATAAGAACTCTTACCGGGTAAAAAGACTTCCTGCTCTAATAAAGAATTGGGATTTACATTGTTAAATAAGATGTATAAGCCATAGGCAATGCTGGCT from Oligoflexia bacterium encodes the following:
- the ruvA gene encoding Holliday junction branch migration protein RuvA, with amino-acid sequence MIGLLNGTILSVDDATVTVDCQGVGYEVYISPKLQQSLSHLIGHKNTFFIYTHVREDQISLFGFAEKKEKALFLKLLSVSGVGAKTALNMLATLSYDSLINAIIHKDVKTIASCPGIGKKSAQRIAVELNDRLGNLILENKGMHAASFDHQTISAEPSEEIISALSNLGYKREHIINALGSIKQEQPLSFERTFKECLKILSQ
- the ruvB gene encoding Holliday junction branch migration DNA helicase RuvB, translated to MSENSFTIDPTIRELDPQVTSIVDQDEYSLRPQSLGEYVGQNKLINKISIFLKAASQRNEAMDHTLLSGPPGLGKTTLAMIIAKELGVQLKSTSGPAIEKAGDLAAILTNLEPRDVLFIDEIHRMNRSIEEILYQAMEDYQLDIIIGQGPSARTVKIDLSPFTLVGATTRSGLLTSPLRDRFGVVERLEFYDDHELQKIVTRSAKLLNIDIIPQAALEIARRSRGTPRIANRLLKRVRDFSQVNGQRCIDIKNAQEALKLLEVDQQGFDAMDRTILLAIIDRFNGGPVGLDTLSSAISEERHTLEEVYEPFLIRKGFIQRTPRGRIVTITAYEHLGKKPPQTSYLHQQNSLFNSK
- the ispE gene encoding 4-(cytidine 5'-diphospho)-2-C-methyl-D-erythritol kinase is translated as MYKKSFAKINYNLKVYEKMANGYHAMQSYMQKVSLYDEMSFIIEPSKQFDLKVIVEGDLQLSGPQNIVFKAARLYCSQAEIQSSIAVEIKKNIFLAAGLAGGSSNAATCLLALNEYFKAYSFEELLNLAKQLGSDVPFFLYEHDLMYVDGRGVDCKAEHSVEKKPLLLVNPMQAVSTAKIYEALNRGQRPMQKIMYRPVQNWQDLDFIMQQGNDMQEKAIALCPKIQDILDILSEQAGCRYTQMSGSGATVWALFDSEEFALASAAALKNVGKIIFTWTGTSSCFNRL
- the ruvC gene encoding crossover junction endodeoxyribonuclease RuvC — its product is MLKTKLHTEKVLGIDPGSLHTGYGVLSQQGSRLIYIDSGVISPNKSLAFEQRLNFIYETLKLVMLKHQVTSVAVESIFYGKNVKSALILAHARAMALLLAAQHKLKVYEYSPLEVKIACTGYGRASKDQVASMIQHLFPKFAHKEKSKADESDALSVALCHLNTHPTLQQKTQQAISNSAITD
- a CDS encoding AI-2E family transporter → MKTKKGSLITVQQILLLSGFILLAIYAQTILLPLVLGTLFAMITIPIIQFFQNKGIPIVLAKIFSIVCFAVFIAIFLSGIALQASIISSKWSDIEKKITKTQQSYSDSEASKTINSLSSGKNSYFKPTLESIFQALQEAVIGLVGSFLSMLAYLGTAFLFMILIILEKERIEGFFKKLYPKDKQKIIFSALRESIETINSYVWGRLLLTGILAVVYSIFFSIIGLKFAIPVAIMVALFNIIPYAGNLISIVFLVLISLLSDNSMFVASMTIGTIFLYQFIESNILEPWILGGSVGVNPLTTVIALALFTTVWGIFGTLMAVPVSGIIRIFLSHSDHFKATAYLMSDGEV
- a CDS encoding YebC/PmpR family DNA-binding transcriptional regulator, with translation MAGHSKWSKIKRKKGANDAKRGKIFTKLIREITVAAKNGSDPDANPRLRQAIATAKSQSMPNDNIDRAIKKGSGDADNVNYEEICYEGYGPAGTAILVDTLTDNKIRTVADVRHIFSKNGGSLGEPGSVAWNFDSKGMITITKTEKTEEELFELAINAGADDIATTAEGFEITTAPDALYQVKQNLERNNLKIESAELVKIAKNWVKVDQSSAEKVLKLVDMLEDNDDVQNVYTNSDIDEAILEALDA